A part of Populus alba chromosome 8, ASM523922v2, whole genome shotgun sequence genomic DNA contains:
- the LOC118045087 gene encoding uncharacterized protein: MSSVLNHVLLLCWYFVSAYTVSGLNYDGSTLLSLLRQWNSVPPSITSSWNASDSTPCSWLGIGCDSRTHSVVSLNLSGYAISGQLGPEIGLLKHLKTIDLNTGNFSGDIPSQLGNCSLLEHLDLSINSFTGKIPDAFKCLQNLQYLSLSFNSLSGEIPESLTKLESLAELLLDHNSLEGRIPTGFSSYKNLDTLDMSFNSFSGGFPSDLGNFSSLAILAIINSHLRGAIPSSFGHLKNLSYLDLSQNQLSGRIPPELGDCESLTTLNLYTNQLEGEIPGELGRLSKLENLELFDNRLSGEIPISIWKIASLKSIYVYNNSLSGELPLEMTELRQLQNISLAQNQFYGVIPQTLGINSSLLWLDVFGNKFTGEIPPNLCYGQQLRILVMGSNQLQGSIPSDVGGCPTLWRLTLEENNLSGTLPQFAENPILLYMDISKNDITGPIPPSIGNCSGLTVIRLSMNKLTGSIPSELGNLINLLVVDLSSNQLEGSLPSQLSRSYKLGEFDVGFNSLNGTIPSSLRNWTSLSTLVLSENHFTGGIPPFLPELGMLTELRLGGNILGGVIPSSIGSVRSLKYALNLSSNGFVGKLPSELGNLKMLERLDISNNNLTGTLAILDHILSWDKVNVSNNHFTGAIPETLMDLLNYSPSSFLGNPGLCVMCSPSSRITCPKNRNLLPCDSQTSNQNGLSKVAIVMIALAPVAAVSVLLGVVYLFIRRRRYNQDVRITSLEGPSAQLNKVLEVTENLNDRHIIGRGAHGTVYKASLGGDKIFAVKKIVFAGHKERNKSMVREIQTIGKIRHRNLLKLEEFWFQKDYGLILFTYMQNGSLYDVLHGTRAPPILDWEMRYKIAIGIAHGLEYIHYDCDPPIVHRDIKPENILLDSDMEPHISDFGIAKLMDQSSASAQSLSVAGTIGYIAPENAFTTIKTKESDVYSYGVVLLELITRKKALDSSFTEGTAEGTAIVGWVRSVWNIREDINRIADSSLGEEFLSSYSIKDQVINVLLMALRCTEEEPSQRPSMRDVVRQLVKANDLRRRK, from the exons ATCGATTTGAACACCGGTAATTTCTCTGGTGACATACCCTCCCAGTTAGGCAATTGTAGTCTACTTGAGCACTTGGATTTGTCCATTAATAGCTTTACTGGAAAAATACCTGATGCCTTTAAGTGCCTTCAAAATTTGCAGTATTTGAGTCTTTCCTTTAATTCTCTCTCTGGTGAGATACCTGAGAGTCTAACCAAGCTTGAAAGCCTTGCTGAGTTGCTTCTCGATCATAATAGTCTTGAGGGTAGAATTCCTACAGGTTTCAGCAGTTACAAGAATTTGGACACCTTAGATATGTCCTTCAATAGCTTTAGTGGGGGTTTCCCTTCAGACCTTGGCAATTTTAGCAGCTTAGCAATCTTGGCCATTATTAATAGTCACTTAAGAGGTGCCATCCCATCTTCCTTTGGCCACCTAAAAAATCTTTCTTACCTTGACCTCTCCCAGAATCAATTGTCTGGGAGGATTCCTCCTGAACTTGGGGATTGCGAGTCGTTGACGACCTTAAACCTGTACACAAATCAACTTGAGGGAGAGATTCCGGGTGAATTGGGGAGGCTAAGCAAATTAGAGAACCTGGAATTGTTTGACAATCGCTTGAGTGGTGAAATTCCTATCAGCATTTGGAAGATTGCAAGTCTTAAGAGCATCTATGTGTACAACAACAGCCTTTCTGGTGAATTACCGCTTGAGATGACTGAGCTCAGGCAACTACAGAATATCTCACTGGCACAAAATCAATTCTATGGGGTCATTCCCCAAACTTTGGGAATCAACAGCAGCTTATTGTGGCTCGATGTCTTTGGCAACAAGTTCACTGGTGAAATTCCGCCAAATCTTTGCTACGGGCAGCAATTGAGAATTCTTGTTATGGGTTCCAACCAACTTCAGGGCAGCATTCCTTCTGATGTGGGAGGCTGCCCAACACTCTGGAGATTGACCCTCGAGGAGAACAACCTCTCAGGTACCCTTCCACAGTTCGCAGAAAATCCTATCCTCCTGTACATGGACATCAGCAAAAATGACATTACGGGCCCAATTCCGCCCAGCATTGGGAATTGTAGTGGTCTCACTGTCATTCGTCTTTCCATGAACAAGCTTACAGGGTCCATACCCTCAGAGCTAGGTAATCTTATAAACCTTCTGGTAGTGGATCTTTCATCCAACCAACTGGAAGGTTCTTTGCCATCTCAGCTGTCAAGGAGTTACAAACTAGGCGAGTTTGATGTGGGGTTTAATTCACTGAATGGCACAATTCCGTCAAGTTTGAGGAACTGGACGAGCTTATCCACTTTGGTTTTAAGTGAGAATCATTTTACCGGGGGCATTCCACCTTTCCTGCCAGAACTTGGAATGCTTACAGAGCTACGACTTGGTGGGAATATTCTAGGAGGTGTGATTCCTTCATCCATTGGATCGGTGCGGAGTCTGAAGTATGCCTTGAATCTCAGCAGCAATGGATTCGTCGGAAAACTTCCTTCCGAGCTAGGGAACTTGAAAATGCTTGAAAGACTCGATATATCAAACAATAATCTGACAGGAACTCTAGCAATTCTTGATCATATCCTTTCATGGGACAAGGTCAATGTTTCAAACAATCATTTCACAGGTGCAATACCGGAAACACTGATGGACTTGCTTAACTATTCTCCGTCATCATTCTTGGGCAATCCTGGCCTATGTGTCATGTGTTCTCCATCAAGCCGCATAACATGCCCCAAGAACAGAAATTTATTGCCATGTGACAGTCAAACAAGCAATCAAAATGGACTATCTAAAGTGGCAATCGTAATGATAGCCCTTGCTCCTGTTGCTGCTGTTTCTGTGCTTCTTGGAGTGGTTTACTTGTTTATCAGGCGCAGAAGATATAATCAGGATGTTAGGATCACTTCTCTGGAGGGCCCATCTGCACAACTCAACAAGGTGCTGGAAGTTACCGAGAATCTAAATGACAGACATATCATTGGGAGGGGAGCTCATGGAACAGTTTATAAGGCTTCATTGGGAGGAGACAAAATctttgcagtaaaaaaaattgtatttgcaGGCCACAAAGAAAGGAACAAAAGCATGGTTAGAGAAATTCAGACCATTGGGAAAATCAGGCACCGGAATCTGCTCAAATTGGAGGAGTTTTGGTTTCAAAAGGACTACGGTCTAATCCTGTTTACTTACATGCAAAATGGGAGCCTCTATGATGTCTTACATGGAACCAGAGCACCACCAATCCTGGATTGGGAAATGCGGTATAAGATAGCTATTGGAATTGCACATGGATTGGAATATATCCACTATGATTGTGATCCTCCTATAGTGCATAGAGACATCAAACCAGAAAACATTCTTTTAGACTCTGATATGGAGCCTCATATCTCTGATTTTGGCATAGCTAAGCTAATGGATCAGTCTTCTGCTTCAGCACAGTCCCTCTCTGTTGCGGGAACTATTGGATATATAGCTCCAG AAAACGCATTTACGACAATAAAGACGAAGGAATCTGATGTTTATAGTTATGGGGTTGTTTTGCTTGAGCTTATAACTAGAAAGAAGGCACTGGATTCCTCATTTACGGAGGGAACAGCGGAGGGAACAGCTATTGTAGGGTGGGTTAGGTCTGTTTGGAACATCAGGGAAGACATCAACAGGATTGCTGATTCAAGTCTTGGAGAGGAATTTTTGAGTTCTTACAGCATCAAGGATCAAGTCATTAACGTGCTTTTGATGGCTTTGAGATGTACTGAAGAAGAGCCTAGCCAAAGACCCTCAATGAGAGATGTTGTCAGGCAATTAGTAAAAGCAAACGATCTTAGAAGAAGGAAGTGA